One window from the genome of Nocardioides panaciterrulae encodes:
- the recN gene encoding DNA repair protein RecN gives MLEEIRIGSLGVIESSTLELGPGLTVITGETGAGKTMIVTALGLLLGGRADSGAVRSGARTARIEGVVRAGNLASFAAAVEDAGGEVEDGRVVLARNVSAEGRSRAFVGGAAVPVSVLADVAEPLVAVHGQSDQHRLLRPRAQREALDRFGGDRVAALLATWQDLHGRLLRTERELDEVVASARDRVREADLLRFGLGEIEAVAPEPGEDTTLAAEESRLGFADTLRTAAEQAREALSSEQDQPDALATTAAARSLLDGVRTHDPEAGELADRLTEITYLLSDLAADVASYASRVETDPARLAAVSERRAALGALTRKYGETIDEVLAWAQTSSQRLLELDGTDERIEQLRADQRALRAQLAETGTALSAARAAAAVRLAGEVTEELTLLAMPHARLEVEVRQVDQDPGVDGPQPLQVGDRWLRFGSSGLDEVELLLAANTGSEPRPLNKGASGGELSRVMLALEVALAGTSPVPTFVFDEVDAGVGGAAAVEVGRRLARLAQDAQVLVVTHLPQVAAYADRHVVVAKSSDGTVTSSGLSVLGAEERERELSRMLAGLTDSDTALAHARELLEVARSTRAPG, from the coding sequence ATGCTTGAGGAGATCCGGATCGGGTCGCTGGGCGTGATCGAGTCCTCGACCCTCGAGCTCGGTCCCGGGCTGACCGTGATCACCGGTGAGACCGGCGCCGGCAAGACCATGATCGTGACCGCGCTGGGCCTGCTGCTCGGCGGCCGCGCGGACAGTGGGGCCGTCCGCTCGGGGGCCAGGACCGCCCGCATCGAGGGCGTGGTCCGCGCCGGGAACCTCGCGTCGTTCGCCGCCGCGGTGGAGGACGCGGGTGGCGAGGTCGAGGACGGCCGGGTCGTCCTCGCGCGCAACGTCTCCGCCGAGGGCCGCTCGCGCGCCTTCGTCGGCGGTGCGGCCGTGCCGGTGTCGGTGCTGGCCGACGTGGCCGAGCCGCTGGTGGCGGTGCACGGGCAGTCCGACCAGCACCGGCTGCTGCGCCCGCGCGCCCAGCGTGAGGCGCTGGACCGGTTCGGCGGCGACCGGGTCGCCGCGCTGCTGGCGACGTGGCAGGACCTGCACGGGCGGCTGCTGCGGACCGAGCGCGAGCTCGACGAGGTCGTCGCCAGTGCCCGGGACCGGGTCCGGGAGGCCGACCTGCTGCGCTTCGGGCTCGGCGAGATCGAGGCCGTCGCCCCGGAGCCGGGCGAGGACACCACCCTGGCGGCCGAGGAGTCGCGCCTCGGGTTCGCCGACACGTTGCGCACCGCGGCCGAGCAGGCCCGGGAGGCCCTCTCCAGCGAGCAGGACCAGCCCGACGCGCTGGCCACCACCGCCGCCGCTCGCTCGCTCCTCGACGGCGTGCGCACGCACGACCCCGAGGCCGGCGAGCTCGCCGACCGGCTCACCGAGATCACCTACCTGCTCTCCGACCTGGCCGCCGACGTGGCGTCCTACGCCAGCCGGGTCGAGACCGACCCCGCCCGGCTCGCCGCGGTCTCGGAGCGGCGCGCCGCGCTCGGTGCTCTCACCCGCAAGTACGGCGAGACCATCGACGAGGTGCTCGCCTGGGCGCAGACCTCCTCCCAACGGCTCCTGGAGCTCGACGGCACCGACGAGCGGATCGAGCAGCTGCGCGCCGACCAGCGCGCGCTGCGGGCGCAGCTCGCCGAGACCGGCACCGCCCTGTCCGCCGCGCGCGCCGCCGCGGCCGTCCGGCTCGCGGGCGAGGTCACCGAGGAGCTGACGCTGCTCGCCATGCCCCACGCCCGGCTCGAGGTCGAGGTGCGCCAGGTCGATCAGGACCCCGGCGTCGACGGCCCCCAGCCGCTGCAGGTGGGCGACCGGTGGCTGCGCTTCGGGTCCTCCGGCCTCGACGAGGTCGAGCTGTTGCTCGCGGCCAACACCGGCAGTGAGCCGCGCCCGCTGAACAAGGGCGCCTCCGGCGGCGAGCTCTCGCGGGTGATGCTGGCGCTCGAGGTCGCGCTGGCCGGCACCAGTCCCGTGCCCACCTTCGTCTTCGACGAGGTCGACGCCGGGGTCGGCGGGGCCGCGGCGGTCGAGGTGGGGCGGCGCCTGGCCCGGTTGGCCCAGGACGCGCAGGTCCTGGTGGTGACCCACCTGCCCCAGGTCGCGGCGTACGCCGACCGGCACGTCGTCGTGGCCAAGTCCTCCGACGGCACCGTCACGAGCTCGGGGCTGAGCGTCCTCGGCGCCGAGGAGCGCGAGCGCGAGCTGTCCCGGATGCTGGCCGGCCTGACCGACTCCGACACCGCGCTCGCGCACGCCCGGGAGCTGCTCGAGGTCGCCCGGTCGACCCGCGCGCCCGGCTGA
- a CDS encoding NAD kinase: protein MNEPSTPPASPPTRGESTPRRVLLLAHTGRDEAREVARSFCKALTGHGIAVRLLAGEAQDLQVTPDQFDPPLELAEEDPSASVDCELVLVIGGDGTILRAAELTHVTGTPVLGVNLGHVGFLAEAEHDDVESTIDAIVHRRYSAEERMTLDVRVYRDGEVVTSTFALNEASVEKAARERMLEVVVEIDGRPLSRWGCDGVVCATPTGSTAYNFSAGGPVVWPGVEALLMVPISAHALFARPMVVAPTSVLAVELLARTDGAGVLWCDGRRAVDLPPGARIEVRRGHSPVRLVRLHEAPFTDRLVAKFGLPVEGWRGSSERRRRLDEGHDA from the coding sequence GTGAACGAGCCCAGCACCCCGCCCGCCTCGCCGCCCACGCGCGGCGAGAGCACGCCGCGTCGCGTCCTGCTGCTCGCCCACACCGGCCGTGACGAGGCGCGCGAGGTGGCCCGGTCGTTCTGCAAGGCGCTGACCGGTCACGGCATCGCGGTGCGGCTGCTCGCCGGCGAGGCGCAGGATCTCCAGGTCACGCCCGACCAGTTCGACCCGCCGCTGGAGCTGGCCGAGGAGGACCCGAGCGCGTCCGTGGACTGCGAGCTGGTCCTGGTCATCGGCGGGGACGGGACCATCCTGCGCGCCGCCGAGCTGACCCACGTCACCGGCACCCCGGTCCTGGGGGTGAACCTCGGCCACGTCGGCTTCCTCGCCGAGGCCGAGCACGACGACGTCGAGTCCACCATCGACGCGATCGTCCACCGGCGCTACTCCGCGGAGGAGCGGATGACGCTCGACGTGCGGGTCTACCGTGACGGCGAGGTGGTGACCAGCACGTTCGCGCTGAACGAGGCCAGCGTCGAGAAGGCCGCCCGGGAGCGGATGCTCGAGGTGGTCGTGGAGATCGACGGCCGCCCGCTGTCGCGCTGGGGCTGCGACGGTGTCGTCTGTGCCACCCCCACCGGCTCCACGGCCTACAACTTCAGCGCCGGCGGGCCGGTGGTGTGGCCGGGCGTCGAGGCGCTGCTGATGGTGCCGATCAGCGCCCACGCGCTGTTCGCCCGGCCGATGGTGGTCGCTCCGACCTCCGTGCTCGCCGTGGAGCTGCTGGCGCGCACCGACGGGGCCGGCGTGCTGTGGTGCGACGGGCGGCGCGCGGTCGACCTGCCGCCCGGCGCCCGGATCGAGGTGCGGCGCGGCCACAGCCCGGTGCGACTGGTCCGCCTGCACGAGGCGCCCTTCACCGACCGCCTGGTCGCGAAGTTCGGGCTGCCCGTCGAGGGGTGGCGGGGCTCGAGCGAGCGCCGACGCCGGCTCGACGAGGGGCACGATGCTTGA
- a CDS encoding TlyA family rRNA (cytidine-2'-O)-methyltransferase, translating into MPPRRLRLDAELVRRGLARSREHASELIAARRVKVQGALATKPATGVTTDVALVVADDPDRPDYVSRGGHKLAGALAAFEPAGLVVQGRRCLDAGASTGGFTDVLLRHGAGQVVAVDVGYGQLAWKLQQDERVVVHDRTNVRELTTETIGGPVDLVVGDLSFISLGLVLDALIGVTAPDGDLALMVKPQFEVGKERLGKGGVVRDPVLRAEAVTAVAEAAAQRGWGAQAVTTSPLPGPSGNVEFFLWLRHAPPAIDADHVHAVVRAAAPPGAAGEKVEP; encoded by the coding sequence GTGCCGCCACGCCGTCTCCGCCTGGACGCCGAGCTGGTCCGCCGCGGGCTGGCCAGGTCGCGCGAGCACGCCAGTGAGCTGATCGCCGCCCGCCGGGTCAAGGTCCAGGGCGCGCTCGCCACCAAGCCGGCCACCGGCGTCACCACCGACGTCGCCCTCGTGGTGGCCGACGATCCCGACCGCCCCGACTACGTCTCCCGCGGTGGCCACAAGCTCGCCGGGGCGCTGGCCGCGTTCGAGCCCGCGGGCCTGGTCGTCCAGGGCCGGCGCTGCCTGGACGCCGGCGCGTCCACGGGCGGCTTCACCGACGTGCTGCTGCGCCACGGCGCCGGCCAGGTGGTCGCGGTGGACGTCGGTTACGGCCAGCTGGCCTGGAAGCTGCAGCAGGACGAGCGGGTGGTCGTCCACGACCGCACCAACGTGCGCGAGCTCACGACCGAGACCATCGGGGGACCGGTCGACCTCGTGGTCGGTGACCTGTCGTTCATCTCCCTCGGCTTGGTGCTGGACGCGTTGATCGGCGTGACCGCCCCCGACGGTGACCTCGCGCTCATGGTCAAGCCCCAGTTCGAGGTCGGCAAGGAGCGGCTCGGCAAGGGGGGCGTCGTGCGCGACCCGGTCCTGCGAGCCGAGGCGGTGACCGCCGTCGCCGAGGCGGCGGCGCAGCGCGGCTGGGGCGCGCAGGCGGTCACGACCAGTCCGCTGCCCGGCCCCTCCGGCAACGTCGAGTTCTTCCTGTGGCTGCGCCACGCGCCGCCGGCCATCGACGCCGACCACGTCCACGCGGTTGTCCGGGCCGCCGCCCCACCGGGGGCGGCGGGTGAGAAGGTGGAGCCGTGA
- a CDS encoding HAD-IIA family hydrolase: protein MPTPEEVCMLGASESPLHDAYDLAMLDLDGVVYIDGEAVPGAPDHLASAAKAGLRLAYITNNASRPAAVVAAHLADLGVPAGEQDVVTSSQAAARVLRDRFGAGARIALLGAAGLETALREQDLEPVRVEADAEAIVTGYDPDAVWRDVMRAAVRIRDGLPWVASNTDMTFPTAYGAAPGHGVLVAMLRRFSGVEPDVAGKPARPLLDETVRRVGGTHPLMVGDRLDTDIAGARNAGVDSLLVLTGVTGLPELVAARPEERPTYLSPDLGGLNEPQPAPEQDGDAWRLGGWAARVAEGRLAVSGDGSVPDWWRVVAVAAWDHRDRTGEPPRVDGLRAPAP from the coding sequence GTGCCCACCCCCGAGGAGGTCTGCATGCTCGGCGCGTCCGAGTCCCCCCTGCACGATGCCTACGACCTGGCGATGCTCGACCTCGACGGGGTCGTCTACATCGACGGTGAGGCGGTGCCGGGTGCGCCCGACCACCTGGCGTCGGCGGCCAAGGCCGGGCTGCGACTCGCCTACATCACCAACAACGCCTCGCGTCCCGCCGCGGTGGTGGCCGCGCACCTCGCCGACCTGGGCGTCCCGGCCGGCGAGCAGGACGTGGTGACCTCCTCGCAGGCGGCCGCCCGGGTGCTGCGCGACCGGTTCGGGGCGGGCGCGCGCATCGCCCTCCTCGGTGCCGCCGGTCTCGAGACCGCCCTGCGGGAGCAGGACCTGGAGCCGGTGCGGGTCGAGGCCGACGCCGAGGCCATCGTCACCGGCTACGACCCCGACGCCGTCTGGCGCGACGTCATGCGGGCGGCGGTGCGGATCCGCGACGGGCTGCCCTGGGTCGCCAGCAACACCGACATGACCTTTCCCACGGCGTACGGCGCGGCCCCGGGGCACGGTGTCCTGGTCGCGATGCTGCGTCGCTTCAGCGGCGTCGAACCCGACGTCGCCGGCAAGCCCGCGCGGCCGCTGCTCGACGAGACCGTCCGCCGGGTCGGTGGCACCCACCCGCTGATGGTCGGTGACCGGCTGGACACCGACATCGCCGGAGCCCGCAACGCCGGCGTGGACTCGCTGCTGGTGCTGACCGGGGTGACCGGGTTGCCGGAGCTGGTCGCCGCCAGGCCCGAGGAGCGGCCGACCTACCTCAGCCCCGACCTCGGAGGGCTCAACGAGCCGCAGCCGGCGCCCGAGCAGGACGGCGACGCCTGGCGGCTCGGCGGGTGGGCGGCGAGGGTGGCCGAGGGTCGGCTGGCGGTCTCCGGGGACGGCTCGGTGCCGGACTGGTGGCGGGTGGTCGCCGTCGCGGCGTGGGACCACCGCGACCGCACCGGCGAGCCGCCCCGGGTCGACGGGCTGCGCGCGCCCGCACCGTGA
- a CDS encoding DUF1015 family protein: MDESSVVTPPYLAGPLRLLPFRALMLSPARIGDPSSARAFVRPYRDVADRLRRWERTGQVRHDSEPAIYLHEYTAGGITVRGLVGALDLSHRAVTRGERAVFPHEGIHPLQVADLADRMLEMQVNPAPILLVHRGHAAVRGIVEELLETEPDHAFTDRGGQRHRVWAVRGTDQLAALDDALAGSRALIADGHHRYAAYLRLQEEAPGGPGDLGLAMLVDQDDTPLFLGPIHRVLAGTTLDQLESAAARSGATFDRTTEAQAVARLGPDTLAATDGVAWASVHLEVPRNRAAVEVVHEQLVPALPVRPDEVGRHHSVEDALAQVRAGSGVALLLPAPDFDLVLRIVAAGRLLPEKATSFQPKPHLGVLIRSLRDEPVARR, from the coding sequence ATGGACGAGAGCAGCGTGGTCACCCCGCCGTACCTGGCCGGGCCGCTCCGCCTGCTGCCGTTCCGGGCGCTGATGCTCTCCCCCGCCCGGATCGGCGACCCGTCGTCCGCCCGCGCCTTCGTCCGGCCCTACCGCGACGTCGCCGACCGGCTGCGCCGCTGGGAGCGGACCGGACAGGTGCGCCACGACTCCGAGCCCGCGATCTACCTGCACGAGTACACCGCCGGCGGCATCACGGTCCGGGGCCTGGTGGGCGCGCTGGACCTCTCCCACCGGGCGGTCACGCGTGGTGAGCGTGCGGTGTTCCCCCACGAGGGCATCCACCCGCTCCAGGTGGCCGACCTCGCGGACCGGATGCTCGAGATGCAGGTCAATCCGGCGCCGATCCTGCTCGTGCACCGCGGCCATGCCGCGGTGCGGGGCATCGTCGAGGAGCTGCTCGAGACCGAGCCCGACCACGCCTTCACCGACCGTGGCGGCCAGCGGCACCGCGTCTGGGCGGTGCGCGGGACCGACCAGCTGGCGGCCCTGGACGACGCGTTGGCGGGCTCCCGCGCGCTGATCGCCGACGGTCACCACCGCTATGCGGCCTACCTGCGGCTGCAGGAGGAGGCGCCCGGCGGCCCCGGCGACCTCGGTCTCGCGATGCTCGTGGACCAGGACGACACGCCGCTCTTCCTCGGCCCCATCCACCGGGTGCTCGCCGGCACCACCCTGGACCAGCTGGAGTCCGCGGCCGCGCGCTCGGGCGCGACCTTCGACCGCACGACCGAGGCACAGGCGGTGGCCCGCCTGGGCCCCGACACGCTGGCCGCCACCGACGGTGTCGCCTGGGCCTCGGTGCACCTCGAGGTCCCCCGCAACCGGGCCGCCGTCGAGGTCGTGCACGAACAGCTGGTCCCGGCGCTGCCCGTTCGGCCGGACGAGGTCGGCCGGCACCACTCGGTGGAGGACGCCCTGGCCCAGGTGCGCGCCGGCTCGGGCGTGGCGCTGCTGTTGCCGGCCCCGGACTTCGACCTCGTGCTCAGGATCGTCGCGGCCGGCCGGCTGCTGCCCGAGAAGGCCACGTCGTTCCAGCCCAAGCCGCACCTCGGGGTGCTCATCCGGTCCCTGCGCGACGAACCAGTCGCCCGCCGCTGA
- a CDS encoding single-stranded DNA-binding protein has product MSAPKGNRRAAVGTEPCNEVRLAGRVSRAPEERVLPSGDVVWTFRLVVPRAGGRGGSRQSVDVLDCAVWAGRVRRSVATWCEGDQVEVSGALRRRFFRAGGATASRCEVEVSGGRLVRRAGTG; this is encoded by the coding sequence ATGAGCGCACCGAAGGGGAACCGGCGGGCGGCTGTCGGGACGGAGCCCTGCAACGAGGTCCGATTGGCGGGGCGGGTGTCGCGGGCGCCGGAGGAACGGGTCCTGCCCAGTGGTGACGTGGTGTGGACGTTCCGCCTCGTCGTGCCCCGCGCCGGCGGCCGCGGTGGTTCGCGGCAGAGCGTCGACGTCCTCGACTGCGCGGTCTGGGCCGGCCGGGTGCGCCGGTCGGTGGCCACCTGGTGCGAGGGCGACCAGGTCGAGGTGTCCGGCGCGCTGCGGCGGCGCTTCTTCCGGGCGGGGGGCGCGACCGCCTCGCGGTGCGAGGTCGAGGTCAGCGGCGGGCGACTGGTTCGTCGCGCAGGGACCGGATGA
- a CDS encoding DNA-3-methyladenine glycosylase, translating into MARTTELRDVLAGPVLDVAPRLLGAVLRHGEVAVRLTEVEAYDGENDPGSHAFRGPTRRNATMFGPPGHLYCYFTYGMHVCCNVVCGAEGRAGAVLVRAGEVVEGIELARARRAGASDRDLARGPARLCRALGLDLGHDGVDLTAGAVRLTLGEPLAEVSTGPRVGLRGAPDRPWRFWATGERSVSAYRPAKRLPGRD; encoded by the coding sequence GTGGCGCGCACCACTGAGCTGCGCGACGTCCTCGCCGGGCCGGTCCTGGACGTCGCGCCGCGGCTGCTCGGCGCGGTGCTGCGGCACGGTGAGGTGGCGGTGCGGCTGACCGAGGTGGAGGCGTACGACGGGGAGAACGACCCCGGCTCCCACGCCTTCCGCGGCCCGACCCGCCGCAACGCGACGATGTTCGGACCGCCCGGGCACCTCTACTGCTACTTCACCTACGGCATGCACGTGTGCTGCAACGTGGTCTGCGGCGCCGAGGGCCGCGCCGGCGCCGTGCTGGTGCGCGCCGGCGAGGTCGTCGAGGGGATCGAGCTGGCGCGGGCCCGCCGGGCGGGCGCCTCCGACCGGGACCTGGCCCGCGGCCCGGCCCGGCTGTGCCGGGCCCTCGGCCTCGACCTCGGCCACGACGGCGTCGACCTGACCGCCGGTGCGGTGCGCCTGACCCTGGGGGAGCCGCTCGCCGAGGTCTCGACCGGGCCGCGGGTGGGCCTGCGGGGCGCGCCCGACCGGCCCTGGCGGTTCTGGGCGACGGGGGAGCGCAGCGTCTCGGCCTACCGCCCCGCCAAGCGGCTGCCCGGCCGGGACTGA
- the argH gene encoding argininosuccinate lyase → MSTTSRGTNTGKLWGGRFAGGPSPELEALSRSTHFDWRLTPYDLAGSHAHANVLHGAGLLSDDELAELHRGLAALGERYAAGTLLPDPTDEDVHGALERLLLEEVGPEVGGRLRAGRSRNDQVATLFKSFLRDHADTIGGLVLDLVDALAAQAAAHLAPGRTSIMPGRTHLQHAQPVLLAHHLLAHAWPLLRDVDRLHDWDARVAADSPYGAGALAGSSLGLDPEAVAAELGFTGSTPNSIDGTAARDFVAEFAFVTAMIGVDVSRLAEEVILWSTREFGFVTLHDSWSTGSSIMPQKKNPDIPELARGKAGRLIGNLAGLLATLKALPLAYNRDLQEDKEPVFDSVDTLEVLLPAFTGLVATLTFHADRMAELAPQGFSLATDVAEWLVREGTPFRVAHEVAGACVRRCEELGIELDQLTDEQFREISPALTPGVREVLTAEGSVASRNGRGGTAPDRVREQLDELRARAADVRRRLTGADGGAHH, encoded by the coding sequence GTGAGCACCACCAGCAGGGGCACCAACACCGGCAAGCTGTGGGGCGGCCGCTTCGCCGGCGGTCCGTCGCCGGAGCTCGAGGCGTTGTCGCGCTCGACGCACTTCGACTGGCGGCTGACGCCCTACGACCTCGCCGGGTCGCACGCCCACGCCAACGTGCTGCACGGCGCCGGGCTGCTCAGCGACGACGAGCTCGCCGAGCTGCACCGTGGCCTGGCGGCGCTGGGGGAGCGGTACGCCGCCGGCACGCTGCTCCCGGACCCCACGGACGAGGACGTCCACGGCGCCCTCGAGCGGCTGCTGCTCGAGGAGGTCGGCCCGGAGGTGGGTGGCCGGCTGCGCGCCGGGCGCAGCCGCAACGACCAGGTGGCGACCCTGTTCAAGTCGTTCCTGCGCGACCATGCCGACACCATCGGGGGCCTGGTGCTCGACCTCGTCGACGCCCTCGCCGCCCAGGCGGCGGCGCACCTCGCGCCCGGCCGGACGAGCATCATGCCCGGCCGCACCCACCTGCAGCACGCCCAGCCGGTGCTGCTGGCCCACCACCTGCTCGCGCACGCCTGGCCGCTGTTGCGCGACGTCGACCGGTTGCACGACTGGGACGCCCGGGTCGCCGCGGACTCGCCGTACGGCGCGGGGGCGCTGGCCGGCTCCAGCCTGGGGCTGGACCCGGAGGCGGTCGCCGCCGAGCTGGGCTTCACGGGCTCGACGCCGAACTCGATCGACGGCACGGCCGCGCGCGACTTCGTCGCGGAGTTCGCGTTCGTGACCGCGATGATCGGAGTCGACGTCAGCCGGCTCGCCGAGGAGGTCATCCTCTGGTCGACCCGGGAGTTCGGCTTCGTGACGCTGCACGACTCCTGGTCCACGGGGTCGAGCATCATGCCGCAGAAGAAGAACCCGGACATCCCGGAGCTCGCCCGCGGCAAGGCCGGCCGGCTGATCGGCAACCTCGCCGGGTTGCTGGCGACCCTGAAGGCGCTGCCGCTGGCCTACAACCGGGACCTGCAGGAGGACAAGGAGCCGGTCTTCGACTCGGTGGACACGCTGGAAGTGCTGCTGCCCGCGTTCACCGGCCTGGTCGCGACGCTGACCTTCCACGCCGACCGGATGGCCGAGCTCGCGCCCCAGGGCTTCTCGCTGGCCACCGACGTCGCCGAGTGGCTGGTCCGCGAGGGCACGCCGTTCCGGGTCGCCCACGAGGTGGCCGGTGCGTGCGTGCGGCGCTGCGAGGAGCTGGGCATCGAGCTGGACCAGCTCACCGACGAGCAGTTCCGCGAGATCTCGCCGGCGCTGACCCCCGGCGTGCGTGAGGTCCTCACCGCGGAGGGCTCGGTCGCCTCGCGCAACGGTCGCGGTGGCACCGCTCCGGACCGCGTGCGCGAGCAGCTCGACGAGCTGCGGGCCCGGGCCGCCGACGTCCGCCGGCGGCTGACGGGAGCCGACGGTGGCGCGCACCACTGA
- a CDS encoding NUDIX hydrolase yields MTPVERVTARVLPVDPGGEVLLLQAQDPARPGDLHWVSVGGALDPGETHVDAALRELREETGVVAAAEALTGPVHVGSHAFSWDGVAYLNRSTFFALPLPRDTAVSLDHLEPAEVGNVLGARWWTPEALAAEGNAASPDLPDIMIAAIAAVRGEAFA; encoded by the coding sequence ATGACCCCCGTCGAGCGCGTCACCGCCCGGGTGCTCCCGGTCGACCCGGGCGGCGAGGTCCTGCTGCTGCAGGCGCAGGACCCCGCCCGGCCCGGCGACCTGCACTGGGTCTCGGTGGGCGGGGCGCTGGACCCGGGGGAGACCCACGTCGACGCGGCGCTGCGGGAGCTGCGCGAGGAGACCGGCGTGGTCGCGGCGGCGGAGGCGTTGACCGGGCCCGTGCACGTCGGCTCGCACGCCTTCTCCTGGGACGGGGTCGCCTACCTCAACCGCTCGACGTTCTTCGCGCTGCCGCTGCCGCGCGACACCGCGGTGAGCCTGGACCACCTGGAGCCGGCCGAGGTCGGTAACGTCCTCGGTGCCCGCTGGTGGACCCCCGAGGCGCTCGCGGCCGAGGGGAACGCCGCCTCCCCGGACCTCCCCGACATCATGATCGCCGCGATCGCCGCGGTGAGAGGAGAAGCTTTCGCGTGA